From the genome of Fundidesulfovibrio putealis DSM 16056:
CGTGGTGGGAGTGGTGTGGTGGGTCGGAGGCAAGAAGATCGCCAGCACCTTCAGCGGACGCAAGCTGGGCATCGAAAACCAGCTCGCCGACCTGGAGGAGCGCAAGGTTTCGGCGCAGAAGCGCCTGTCCGATGTCGAGGGTTCCATCGCGAACCTTGAGAGCGAAAGGGCTCAGATCCTGGCCGACTACAAGGCCCAGGGCGAGGCGCTCAAGCTCTCCATCGTGAAGGCCGCCGAAGAGCAGGCCGAGCGCATCAAGGCTCAGGCGCTGCTTTCCGCCGAGCAGGAAGCCAAGATGGCCATGAACGCGCTGCGCGTCGAAATGGCCGACAAGATCATCGAGGCAGCCCAGGACATGCTGGCCAAGAAGCTGACGGCCGATGTCCAGGACAAGCTTGTTGACGACGCTTTAGGCAAGGTGGTGCTCAATTGACCGGGAACATCGTCGCACGCAGGTACGCCAAGGCGCTGTTCGCTCTGGGCGTGAAGGAAAAGGCCGCCGACACTTTCGGCAAGGATCTCGACGGGCTGGCTGGCGCAATGAATACGGCCCCCGAGCTTCTGAAACTCTTTAAGAGCCCGAGCTTCAACGTGCAGGAGAAGAAGGCGGTTCTGAACGACGTGGTGGCCAAGCTGAACATGGCCCCCCTGTCCGTGAACTTCCTCTCCGTGTTGGCTGACAAGGGCCGGTTGGACTGTCTGCCGGACATCCAGGAGACCTACGCCGAGCTTCTGGACGAAACCAGCGGTGTGGTTCGCGGCAAGCTGACCACTGCCATGGAGATTCCGGCCAAGCGGCAGAAGGACATCAAGGCCAAGCTGGAGAAGAAGTCCGGCAAGAAGCTGGTTCTCGACTTCGGCGTGGAGCCCGCCATCCTGGGCGGGGTTGTCCTGCGGGTGGGGGATAAGGTCCTGGACGCTAGCCTTCGGGCCCAGTTGCAGCTGCTGAAAGAACAAATCAAGAGGGGTGAGTAGGGCCATGCAGATCAAAGCCGAAGAGATCAGCAAGATCATCGAGCAGCAGATTCAGAATTATGAATCTCGCGTCGAGATGAGCGAGACCGGCACCGTGCTCTCCGTGGGTGACGGCATTGCCCGTGTCTACGGTTGCCAGAGCGCCATGTCCATGGAACTTCTGGAGTTCCCTGGCGGCATCATGGGACTGGTGCTGAACCTGGAAGAGGACAACGTGGGTGTCGCGCTCCTGGGTGAGGACACGCACATCAAGGAAGGCGACCCGGTCAAGCGTACCGGCAAGATCTTCTCCGTGCCCGTCGGCGACGCCGTGGCCGGTCGAGTCATCGACCCCCTGGGCAACCCCATCGACGGTCTGGGGCCCATCGCCTCCAACGAATTCCGCGCGGTCGAAATCAAGGCTCCCGGCATCATCGCCCGTAAGTCGGTGCACGAGCCCATGATCACCGGCATCAAGGCCGTCGACGCCATGACCCCCATCGGTCGCGGCCAGCGCGAGCTGATCATCGGCGACCGCCAGGTCGGCAAGACCGCCGTCTGCCTGGACGCCATTCTGGCCCAGAAGGGCGGCGACGTGCAGTGCTTCTACGTGGCCATCGGCCAGAAGAAGTCCACCGTGGCCCTGGTGGTGGACACCCTGCGCAAGTACGGCGCCATGGAGTACACCACGGTCATCTCCTCCACCGCTTCCGAGCCCGCGCCGCTGCAGTTCATCGCGGCCTACGCCGGTTGCACCATGGCGGAATACTACCGCGACTCCAGCCGTCACGCCCTC
Proteins encoded in this window:
- a CDS encoding F0F1 ATP synthase subunit B family protein produces the protein MALKKARIVLFALAVCLLTAACAWASADGGDAPNWKNFILRTINFALVVGVVWWVGGKKIASTFSGRKLGIENQLADLEERKVSAQKRLSDVEGSIANLESERAQILADYKAQGEALKLSIVKAAEEQAERIKAQALLSAEQEAKMAMNALRVEMADKIIEAAQDMLAKKLTADVQDKLVDDALGKVVLN
- the atpA gene encoding F0F1 ATP synthase subunit alpha, with the translated sequence MQIKAEEISKIIEQQIQNYESRVEMSETGTVLSVGDGIARVYGCQSAMSMELLEFPGGIMGLVLNLEEDNVGVALLGEDTHIKEGDPVKRTGKIFSVPVGDAVAGRVIDPLGNPIDGLGPIASNEFRAVEIKAPGIIARKSVHEPMITGIKAVDAMTPIGRGQRELIIGDRQVGKTAVCLDAILAQKGGDVQCFYVAIGQKKSTVALVVDTLRKYGAMEYTTVISSTASEPAPLQFIAAYAGCTMAEYYRDSSRHALIVYDDLSKQAVAYRQMSLLLRRPPGREAFPGDVFYLHSRLLERSSKLSDKEGAGSLTALPIIETQAGDVSAYIPTNVISITDGQVYLEPNLFNAGIRPAINVGLSVSRVGGAAQIKAMKQVAGTLRLDLAQYRELAAFAQFGSDLDKGTQLKLNRGMRMVELLKQPQYRPLPVEEQVAVIFAAGRGFLDDVEVSAVRKFEEEFLDYLRNSKASILKDIREKKALDDSLTATLGAAIDEFKKGFRAEG
- the atpH gene encoding ATP synthase F1 subunit delta translates to MTGNIVARRYAKALFALGVKEKAADTFGKDLDGLAGAMNTAPELLKLFKSPSFNVQEKKAVLNDVVAKLNMAPLSVNFLSVLADKGRLDCLPDIQETYAELLDETSGVVRGKLTTAMEIPAKRQKDIKAKLEKKSGKKLVLDFGVEPAILGGVVLRVGDKVLDASLRAQLQLLKEQIKRGE